A window of the Cannabis sativa cultivar Pink pepper isolate KNU-18-1 chromosome X, ASM2916894v1, whole genome shotgun sequence genome harbors these coding sequences:
- the LOC115702505 gene encoding uncharacterized protein LOC115702505 encodes MYARDHWGCDNHIDDNLLVRKTATVEVVRDMSNYEGDTVTRGVQDILRGVTQFMVSQLNSSNLQEKLATAEAALEEQKKFSALSDKKCKHDKGELEDILHKRLTELSDAQTQLEERKGQANYYIDQNFALAKKNTALEKALKKDAKEYDSTVKALKDIIQKHEERAAKDRQKYKRVFDD; translated from the exons ATGTATGCTCGTGACCATTGGGGATGCGACAACCACATTGACGACAACCTCCTTGTTCGAAAAACTGCAACTGTTGAGGTAGTGCGTGACATGTCCAATTACGAAGGTGATACCGTCACTAGGGGAGTCCAAGATATCCTTCGG GGTGTAACTCAATTTATGGTCTCCCAACTTAATTCTTCAAATTTACAAGAGAAGTTGGCTACCGCAGAAGCAGCCCTTGAAGAGCAGAAGAAGTTCTCTGCTCTTTCGGATAAAAAGTGTAAGCATGACAAAGGTGAACTtgaggacattctccataagaGGCTGACGGAACTCAGTGATGCGCAAACACAGCTGGAGGAGAGAAAGGGTCAAGCGAATTATTACATTGATCAGAACTTTGCTCTTGCGAAGAAGAATACGGCGCTAGAGAAGGCACTAAAGAAGGACGCTAAAGAATATGATTCAACGGTTAAGGCATTGAAGGACATTATTCAGAAGCATGAGGAGAGGGCAGCGAAAGACCGTCAGAAATACAAGCGTGTCTTTGATGACTAA